One Cardiocondyla obscurior isolate alpha-2009 unplaced genomic scaffold, Cobs3.1 scaffold100_0_41245, whole genome shotgun sequence DNA window includes the following coding sequences:
- the LOC139113038 gene encoding nucleolar and coiled-body phosphoprotein 1-like, whose product MGMTSNQKQVLPSQGGRILRDRRGGSTVPAPAMSSSNDGQSSACSAGALVATASAMFSHEDRSDGEDHQSRLSSGEDTRRVAAPFTDTDGEYMKLPRIVDMKVVKKARANKLGPKSKARAKVNRKTNQPSDEEVLFSAVRPNAGSPPPATALTETGATTATEEDDKRLSRPMEADDIEENADTDVINIESSDASDASIRTTASGAAKRTRRRNNRDIKTKTRRMASNSSSSEDNPFEEDQREKRGRPVVTGKGVRILAIQEKTKELQSLKDEIRTMREIAEGGYDPSDFKGKRRTQMAEKIEQESTGLPIQALAADILQTAKKIEGVAVKSGNLKGGFVRILREAALRIEISADAMSRKVLPAETTDVGTIDQLRAEVLQLREELKQAREAAIIRPPTSSPTTREENADDIAMEVEAGEVAESSTASPPPSVVLPPKKEWPPAMRPPLKGHSKVLSDSEDAGPSVLLPRRKTPSKDIEGIIDNKLAAFFKVVQTQMRDMATTLMERLDPRVSSSGARENTSTVSVPKDNTKKRPVPEEDPKKIKSKKEDPKKIGKDEGQRSKISTSSKQPSVSKQTATQKADESHLSEGECSREAYPTLHRQRDMVSSCGTQGQKRDQATAETYGFLFFGARQCATEGKKEER is encoded by the coding sequence ATGGGAATGACGTCCAATCAGAAGCAGGTTTTACCGTCTCAGGGGGGTCGGATCCTCAGAGACCGGCGTGGTGGGAGTACCGTCCCGGCTCCCGCCATGTCGTCATCCAACGACGGGCAATCCAGCGCTTGCTCCGCAGGGGCGCTGGTGGCTACAGCGTCTGCGATGTTTTCGCATGAAGATCGGTCCGACGGAGAGGACCATCAATCCAGGCTATCTTCAGGAGAAGATACGCGAAGAGTGGCCGCCCCTTTTACGGATACAGACGGGGAATATATGAAACTTCCCCGGATAGTCGACATGAAGGTGGTAAAGAAGGCCAGAGCTAATAAACTTGGCCCGAAGAGTAAGGCGCGCGCCAAAGTTAATCGCAAGACGAACCAACCGTCTGACGAAGAGGTGTTGTTCAGCGCTGTGAGACCAAATGCTGGCTCGCCTCCGCCGGCGACAGCGCTTACGGAAACCGGCGCAACCACGGCCACGGAAGAGGACGACAAACGGCTATCCCGCCCAATGGAAGCAGATGACATAGAGGAGAACGCGGACACCGACGTGATAAACATCGAGTCGTCGGACGCATCAGATGCTTCCATACGAACTACCGCATCAGGAGCAGCCAAGAGAACTCGGAGAAGAAACAACCGCGACATCAAGACGAAGACTCGTCGTATGGCATCGAATTCTTCTTCATCGGAAGATAATCCCTTCGAGGAGGAccagagagagaaacgaggaaGACCCGTCGTTACCGGCAAAGGCGTCCGCATCTTGGCAATTCAAGAGAAGACCAAGGAGTTGCAATCTCTCAAAGACGAAATAAGAACCATGAGAGAAATTGCCGAAGGTGGATATGACCCTTCCGACTTTAAGGGCAAACGCCGCACTCAAATGGCTGAGAAGATAGAGCAGGAGTCTACCGGCCTGCCCATTCAGGCACTTGCGGCTGACATTTTACAAACAGCCAAAAAGATAGAGGGAGTTGCGGTCAAGTCCGGCAATCTGAAAGGCGGATTTGTTCGCATACTTAGAGAGGCAGCACTCAGGATTGAGATAAGTGCAGATGCCATGTCCCGCAAGGTACTTCCTGCGGAGACCACGGACGTCGGAACAATCGATCAGCTGAGGGCTGAAGTACTTCAGTTGCGAGAAGAACTGAAGCAAGCTCGCGAGGCCGCGATAATTCGTCCCCCAACTTCATCACCGACAACAAGAGAGGAAAACGCGGACGACATCGCAATGGAGGTAGAAGCTGGTGAGGTGGCTGAGTCGTCTACCGCTTCGCCTCCTCCATCTGTAGTTTTGCCACCTAAGAAGGAGTGGCCACCAGCAATGAGGCCGCCATTAAAAGGACACAGTAAAGTCCTTTCTGACAGCGAAGACGCTGGACCTTCAGTTTTGCTCCCTCGGCGTAAAACGCCCAGCAAGGACATAGAGGGCATCATAGACAACAAGTTAGCTGCCTTCTTCAAGGTCGTCCAAACCCAGATGCGGGACATGGCGACCACACTAATGGAGCGACTGGATCCTCGAGTCTCTTCCAGCGGAGCCCGAGAAAACACCTCTACGGTATCCGTCCCCAAGGACAATACCAAGAAGCGCCCGGTTCCCGAGGAAGATCCCAAGAAGATCAAGTCCAAGAAGGAAGATCCCAAGAAGATAGGAAAAGACGAGGGCCAGAGATCTAAGATCTCTACCTCCTCCAAGCAACCGTCTGTCTCTAAACAGACGGCCACGCAGAAGGCCGACGAGTCCCACCTCTCGGAAGGAGAATGTTCCCGAGAAGCCTACCCCACGCTCCACAGACAAAGAGACATGGTCTCGAGTTGTGGGACGCAAGGCCAAAAAAGGGACCAAGCAACCGCCGAAACCTACggcttcctcttcttcggcgCCCGTCAGTGCGCAACAgaagggaagaaagaagaaaggtgA